A genomic region of Fundidesulfovibrio terrae contains the following coding sequences:
- a CDS encoding response regulator has protein sequence MTDDISPAAAADAAKGRTSILVLDDEPIVCKRLRPFFQKAGYEVEAFTNPAEALERVTQRRFDVVITDLKMEGLDGLAFLGKVKALYPDTGVIVITGFATMETARESFRKGVFDFVAKPFKLAEILDGVRRIEKEKGLGTAK, from the coding sequence GTGACCGACGACATTTCCCCTGCCGCCGCGGCAGACGCCGCCAAAGGCAGGACCAGCATCCTGGTGCTCGACGACGAGCCCATTGTCTGCAAGCGCTTGAGGCCCTTTTTCCAGAAGGCGGGCTACGAGGTGGAGGCTTTCACCAACCCCGCCGAAGCCCTGGAGCGCGTCACGCAACGCCGCTTCGACGTGGTCATCACCGACCTCAAGATGGAAGGCCTGGACGGGCTGGCCTTCCTGGGCAAGGTCAAGGCCCTGTACCCGGACACCGGCGTCATCGTCATCACCGGCTTCGCCACCATGGAGACCGCCCGGGAATCCTTCCGCAAGGGCGTGTTCGACTTCGTGGCCAAACCCTTCAAGCTGGCCGAGATTCTCGACGGCGTCCGGCGCATCGAGAAGGAGAAGGGGCTGGGAACGGCGAAGTAG
- a CDS encoding sulfite exporter TauE/SafE family protein, giving the protein MSIPVELYLPIAGNSVNIAAVFGLGGAVGLLSGIFGVGGGFLMTPLLIMMGIPPTVAAASDSNQIVGASTSGTLAHLRLGNVDVKMGFLLLIGGVLGGTVGVEIIKVLRQMGNADFLINVTYVLMLGLVGGYMFIESLQAMRKAKAPAKNEPEKHVKSGAFARFTASLPWQMDFKRSGVRMSPLLPLFLGGLVGVLSAIMGVGGGFIMVPVMVYLLRMPMHVVVGTSLFQILFTCINVTVMQSVSNHTVDFVLALILLIGSSLGAQIGAKVGKKLHGEQLKILLASLVLVVMFKILYELIARPDVLLAYVGGH; this is encoded by the coding sequence ATGAGCATTCCAGTGGAACTTTACCTGCCCATCGCGGGCAACAGCGTGAACATCGCGGCCGTGTTCGGCCTGGGGGGGGCGGTCGGCCTGCTTTCGGGCATCTTCGGCGTGGGCGGGGGCTTTCTCATGACCCCGCTCCTCATCATGATGGGCATCCCGCCCACCGTGGCGGCGGCCTCGGACTCCAACCAGATCGTGGGAGCCTCCACGTCCGGCACCCTGGCGCACCTGCGCCTGGGCAACGTGGACGTGAAGATGGGGTTTCTCCTGCTGATCGGCGGCGTGCTCGGGGGCACGGTGGGAGTCGAGATCATCAAGGTGCTGCGCCAGATGGGCAATGCGGACTTCCTCATCAACGTCACCTACGTGCTGATGCTGGGCCTGGTCGGCGGCTACATGTTCATCGAGAGCCTGCAGGCCATGCGCAAGGCCAAGGCCCCGGCGAAAAACGAGCCCGAGAAGCACGTCAAGTCCGGAGCGTTCGCCCGGTTCACGGCGAGCCTGCCCTGGCAGATGGATTTCAAGCGCTCGGGCGTGCGCATGTCGCCGCTGCTGCCGTTGTTCCTTGGCGGACTGGTGGGCGTTCTGTCGGCCATCATGGGCGTGGGCGGCGGCTTCATCATGGTGCCGGTCATGGTCTACCTGCTGCGCATGCCCATGCACGTGGTGGTGGGCACGAGCCTGTTCCAGATCCTCTTCACCTGCATCAACGTCACGGTGATGCAGTCCGTGTCCAACCACACCGTGGACTTCGTCCTGGCGTTGATCCTGCTGATCGGCTCGTCGCTGGGAGCCCAGATCGGGGCCAAGGTCGGCAAGAAGCTCCACGGCGAGCAGCTGAAGATCCTGCTGGCCTCTCTGGTGCTCGTGGTGATGTTCAAGATTCTCTACGAACTGATCGCCCGGCCGGACGTGCTGCTGGCCTATGTGGGAGGACACTAG
- a CDS encoding sigma 54-interacting transcriptional regulator, giving the protein MHDHTPAPPEHDEAPALASLPDWFVSREVIPLDDQVALVVCHQAMHEIVGVCRDLAESPAPVLLTGETGVGKSLLARFIHASRDPYAPFVSVTTAGLEAPVLLGTLFGEGPARSAGQPLEAQAAGGTLVLEEMGDMPSGVQERLLRAWDQPAQDSPAQWICTTNLPRRVLDAPGTMIPGFLDRFRRIHVPPLRERRQDIPAIVAYFSRLKSSREASLESLEDLAKRLARHEFPGNVRELESIVSLDAGGLSWEWRTDGPHSGFCVGTSGKKGRKGARNTSR; this is encoded by the coding sequence ATGCACGACCACACCCCCGCCCCCCCCGAGCACGACGAGGCCCCCGCTCTGGCAAGCCTGCCAGACTGGTTCGTAAGCCGCGAAGTCATCCCCCTGGACGACCAGGTGGCCCTGGTGGTCTGCCACCAGGCCATGCACGAGATTGTGGGCGTGTGCCGCGACCTCGCCGAATCGCCCGCCCCCGTGCTGCTCACGGGCGAGACCGGGGTGGGCAAGAGCCTGCTGGCCCGGTTCATCCACGCCAGCCGGGACCCGTACGCGCCCTTCGTGTCCGTGACCACCGCCGGGCTCGAGGCCCCGGTGCTCCTGGGCACGCTCTTCGGCGAAGGCCCGGCCCGGAGCGCGGGGCAGCCCCTTGAGGCGCAGGCCGCCGGGGGCACGCTGGTGCTGGAGGAGATGGGGGACATGCCAAGCGGCGTGCAGGAGCGCCTGCTGCGGGCCTGGGACCAGCCGGCGCAGGACTCTCCCGCCCAGTGGATATGCACCACCAACCTGCCCCGGCGCGTTCTCGACGCCCCCGGGACCATGATTCCCGGATTCCTCGATCGCTTCCGGCGCATCCACGTGCCCCCGCTTCGCGAACGCAGGCAGGACATCCCGGCCATCGTGGCCTATTTCTCCCGGCTCAAGTCCTCCCGGGAGGCATCCCTCGAGAGCCTGGAGGACCTGGCCAAGAGGCTCGCCCGCCACGAGTTCCCGGGCAACGTGCGCGAGCTCGAATCCATCGTGTCCCTGGACGCGGGCGGCCTGTCCTGGGAGTGGCGCACCGACGGCCCACACAGCGGCTTCTGCGTGGGAACCTCCGGGAAAAAGGGCCGCAAGGGCGCTCGCAACACCTCCCGCTGA
- a CDS encoding sigma-54-dependent transcriptional regulator has translation MTCRIAVVDDEAVARKRLGDALFRDGFEVETFEDAESFLERGREKPFDLALLDMVLPGISGMEALSRLKGSGDDTEVILVTGHGGLDTAIEAIKLGAFHYVAKPVKLAEVRSLVKSACEKVSMRRENRLLRQALREETGLESMIGASASMRQVFELIRKIAPVGCNVLIQGASGTGKALVARAIHKLSPRKDQAFVSFNCGGFTEELISSELFGYEKGAFTGALATRIGLLESAGGGTVFLDEIGEMPLAMQVKLLHVIQERSILRVGGTRPIDLDIRVIAATNRDLKQEVAQGLFREDLYYRLNVVGIQLPRLAERREDIPLLTRHFMDKYSLLFHKDVRAVRPQALQILMNYNFPGNVRELENIIERAVALCEGEAVTVADLPQDLRQMDFDSVEGERLQSLEEVERRHIARVLTRTGRNKGLAAQILDIPRTTLWRKLKQFKLE, from the coding sequence ATGACCTGTAGGATCGCCGTGGTGGACGACGAGGCCGTGGCCCGCAAGCGCCTGGGCGACGCGCTTTTCCGCGACGGCTTCGAGGTAGAAACCTTCGAGGACGCGGAATCCTTCCTGGAACGGGGACGGGAGAAACCCTTCGACCTGGCCCTCTTGGACATGGTGCTGCCGGGGATTTCCGGCATGGAGGCCCTGTCGCGCCTCAAGGGTTCCGGAGACGACACCGAAGTCATCCTCGTGACGGGCCACGGCGGACTGGATACGGCCATCGAGGCCATCAAGCTGGGCGCGTTCCATTACGTGGCCAAGCCCGTGAAGCTGGCCGAGGTGCGAAGCCTGGTCAAGAGCGCCTGCGAGAAGGTGTCCATGCGCCGGGAGAACCGGCTTTTGCGCCAGGCCCTGCGCGAGGAGACCGGGCTCGAATCCATGATCGGGGCCAGCGCCTCCATGCGCCAGGTGTTCGAACTCATCCGCAAGATCGCGCCGGTGGGCTGCAACGTGCTGATCCAGGGGGCCAGCGGCACGGGCAAGGCCCTGGTGGCCCGGGCCATCCACAAGCTCTCCCCACGCAAGGACCAGGCTTTCGTGTCCTTCAACTGCGGCGGCTTTACCGAGGAGCTCATCTCAAGCGAACTCTTCGGCTACGAGAAAGGCGCCTTCACCGGGGCCCTGGCCACCCGCATCGGGCTTCTGGAATCCGCCGGGGGCGGCACGGTCTTTCTGGACGAGATCGGCGAGATGCCGCTCGCCATGCAGGTGAAGCTCCTGCACGTCATCCAGGAGCGCAGCATCCTGCGCGTGGGCGGCACCCGGCCCATCGACCTGGACATCCGGGTCATCGCCGCCACCAACCGTGACCTCAAGCAGGAGGTGGCCCAGGGCCTCTTCCGCGAAGACCTCTACTACCGCCTCAATGTGGTGGGCATCCAGTTGCCGCGGCTTGCCGAAAGGCGCGAGGACATCCCGCTGCTCACCCGCCACTTCATGGACAAGTACAGCCTGCTCTTCCACAAGGACGTGCGCGCCGTGCGCCCCCAGGCCCTGCAGATACTCATGAACTACAATTTCCCGGGCAACGTGCGCGAGCTCGAGAACATCATCGAGCGGGCCGTGGCCCTGTGCGAGGGCGAGGCCGTCACCGTGGCCGACCTGCCCCAGGACCTGCGCCAGATGGACTTCGACTCCGTGGAGGGCGAACGCCTCCAGAGCCTGGAGGAGGTGGAGCGCCGCCACATCGCCCGGGTGCTCACGCGCACCGGGCGCAACAAGGGGTTGGCCGCCCAGATCCTGGACATCCCCAGGACCACCCTGTGGCGCAAGCTCAAGCAGTTCAAGCTGGAGTGA
- a CDS encoding TIGR02186 family protein, with product MKRAAILLCILLAAAFAPMAARASGIDFTAQPGSIDIHALYNGTSLQVEGRVPEGSQVVLRFVGSSEDVRMKEKGKALGLLWMNMNTLHFGNVPKVCLIDSSAPMKDLGLAGAKLGLEGLADNISIDPPSADRKALLPELLLLKGQEGLFRQESSAVKLGEKHDGMQAFSAVLAIPSRLSPGTYSVEVFAVKDGVVQGQSAKPVDARLIGVPALMADLAFNHGAWYGILASIIAILGGLAIGLVFQSKGAH from the coding sequence ATGAAACGCGCAGCGATTCTTCTCTGCATCCTCTTGGCCGCGGCGTTCGCGCCCATGGCCGCCCGGGCCTCGGGCATCGACTTCACCGCCCAGCCCGGCAGCATCGACATCCACGCCCTCTACAACGGGACCTCACTGCAGGTGGAAGGCCGCGTGCCCGAGGGCTCCCAGGTGGTGCTGCGTTTCGTCGGCTCCTCCGAGGACGTGCGCATGAAGGAGAAGGGCAAGGCCCTGGGCCTTCTGTGGATGAACATGAACACCCTGCACTTCGGCAACGTGCCCAAGGTGTGCCTCATCGACTCCTCGGCCCCCATGAAGGACCTGGGCCTGGCCGGTGCCAAGCTCGGCCTGGAGGGTCTGGCCGACAACATCTCCATCGACCCGCCTTCGGCCGACCGCAAGGCGCTCCTGCCCGAGCTTCTGCTGCTCAAAGGCCAGGAGGGCCTGTTCCGCCAGGAGTCTTCCGCCGTGAAGCTCGGCGAGAAGCACGACGGCATGCAGGCGTTCAGCGCCGTGCTCGCCATCCCCTCGCGCCTGTCTCCCGGCACCTACTCCGTGGAAGTCTTCGCGGTGAAGGACGGCGTGGTCCAGGGCCAGTCCGCCAAGCCCGTGGACGCCCGGCTCATCGGGGTGCCCGCCCTCATGGCCGATCTGGCTTTCAACCACGGGGCGTGGTATGGCATCTTGGCTTCGATCATAGCCATCCTGGGCGGACTGGCCATCGGGCTGGTCTTCCAGAGCAAAGGGGCGCACTAG
- a CDS encoding PEP/pyruvate-binding domain-containing protein, with protein sequence MELPSIKDLFAGWRKKPPVPFSVLFKKFKSILERNNSILELIGDMGDKLGGDYVFDRQYIFDSCERLGDQVFKLVSDLSLLCQRKNVSLFTAFERVQHQIREELAGRRALSRSDHILPLAELTHDLADEGGNKMASLGDIRNILGCTVPEGFVVTAGAYFEAMERAGLRKLAAQTTKHLCDTRGQGLEEASLRLRQSILSMPLPRSLSKAVEQAARKLAGEGGALLAVRSSAWGEDGESSFAGMYESVLGVAPADILDAYRRVLASLFCEDALRYRMHHDTTCEEPAMAVGVMRMVDARTSGGLYTYAPLQEHDQPMVVSAAWGLGKPIVDGTAETDTYFLRREPPHETISSEVSPKTTRLGLDPSGGTRTESVPAELRDNACLDRGQLALLAETAMNLERFFKRPLDVEWAFTPDGTLTVLQARPLSIRPRSCSLGEDVAEAAKDAPVIFSGKGVTAMGGVASGRVHIVDNDPDLADFPYGGILVARHSSPRYARIMPKCRGIIADVGSATGHMATIARELRVPTLVGAGNATRVLRQGQEITLDADHKVVYDGAVEALCRYELSKEDVFEESWEYRTLKRVLRHISPLTLLDPKSDQFRPESCKTFHDIARYVHQRAVDKLISLAETHQDLTEGAPRRLATKLPLGMTIIDVDGGLAPGEGDEVGEDAVRCRPLSAILDGMNAAGMWETRPVPVDLGSFMSSVTRTFSADQSHPTRMGRNLAVVSREYLNLHLRLGYHFTVVDAYLGGSINDNVIFFRFMGGVTDFTRRSRRATLVADILEQFDFVVETAGDMVTGRVKKHPTRAMLDKMFMLGGLIGYTRQLDAMLDSDEAGQRHVQEFLQRISALREARE encoded by the coding sequence ATGGAACTGCCGAGCATCAAGGACCTCTTCGCCGGGTGGCGCAAAAAGCCGCCCGTGCCCTTCTCGGTGCTCTTCAAGAAATTCAAGAGTATCCTGGAGCGCAACAACTCGATACTTGAGCTCATCGGAGACATGGGCGACAAGCTCGGGGGCGACTACGTCTTCGACCGGCAGTACATCTTCGACTCCTGCGAGAGGCTCGGCGACCAGGTCTTCAAGCTCGTCTCGGATTTGAGCCTTCTGTGCCAGCGCAAGAACGTGTCCCTGTTCACGGCATTCGAGCGCGTACAGCATCAGATCCGCGAAGAGCTGGCCGGCCGCCGGGCCCTTTCGCGCTCCGACCACATCCTGCCCCTGGCCGAGCTGACCCACGACCTGGCCGACGAGGGCGGCAACAAGATGGCCAGCCTGGGCGACATCAGGAACATCCTGGGCTGCACCGTGCCCGAGGGGTTCGTCGTCACCGCCGGGGCCTACTTCGAGGCCATGGAGCGCGCGGGGTTGCGCAAGCTGGCCGCCCAGACCACCAAGCACCTCTGCGACACCCGGGGCCAGGGCCTGGAGGAGGCGTCGCTGCGGCTGCGCCAGTCCATCCTGTCCATGCCCCTGCCCAGGAGCCTGTCCAAGGCCGTGGAGCAGGCCGCGCGCAAGCTGGCGGGCGAAGGCGGCGCGCTTCTGGCCGTGCGTTCCAGCGCCTGGGGCGAGGACGGCGAATCGAGCTTCGCCGGCATGTACGAGAGCGTGCTGGGCGTGGCTCCGGCGGACATCCTGGACGCCTACCGCCGGGTGCTGGCCAGCCTCTTCTGCGAGGACGCCCTGCGCTACCGCATGCACCACGACACGACCTGCGAGGAGCCAGCCATGGCCGTGGGCGTCATGCGCATGGTGGACGCCCGGACCAGCGGCGGCCTCTACACCTACGCCCCGCTCCAGGAGCATGACCAGCCCATGGTGGTGAGCGCCGCCTGGGGCCTGGGCAAGCCCATCGTCGACGGCACAGCCGAGACAGACACCTATTTCCTGCGCCGCGAGCCACCCCACGAGACCATCTCCTCCGAGGTGAGCCCCAAGACCACGCGGCTGGGCCTGGACCCCTCCGGCGGCACGCGCACTGAGTCCGTTCCCGCGGAACTGCGCGACAACGCCTGCCTGGACCGCGGGCAGCTCGCCCTCCTGGCCGAGACGGCCATGAACCTGGAGCGCTTCTTCAAGCGCCCTCTGGACGTGGAGTGGGCCTTCACCCCGGACGGCACGCTCACCGTGCTCCAGGCCCGCCCGCTTTCCATCCGGCCGCGCTCCTGCTCCCTGGGCGAGGACGTGGCCGAGGCGGCCAAGGACGCTCCGGTGATCTTCTCCGGCAAGGGGGTCACGGCCATGGGCGGCGTGGCCTCGGGCCGGGTGCACATCGTGGACAACGACCCGGACCTCGCGGACTTCCCCTACGGGGGCATCCTGGTGGCCCGTCATTCCTCGCCGCGCTACGCCCGCATCATGCCCAAGTGCCGGGGCATCATCGCCGACGTGGGCTCGGCCACGGGCCACATGGCCACCATCGCCCGGGAGCTCAGGGTGCCGACCCTCGTGGGCGCGGGCAACGCCACCCGCGTGCTGCGCCAGGGCCAGGAGATCACCTTGGACGCCGACCACAAGGTGGTCTACGACGGGGCCGTGGAAGCCCTGTGCCGCTACGAACTCTCCAAGGAGGACGTCTTCGAGGAGTCCTGGGAATACCGCACCTTGAAGCGCGTGCTGCGCCACATCAGCCCGCTGACGCTGCTGGACCCGAAGTCGGACCAATTCCGCCCCGAGTCCTGCAAGACCTTCCACGACATCGCGCGCTACGTGCACCAGCGCGCCGTGGACAAGCTCATCTCCCTGGCCGAGACCCACCAGGACCTGACCGAGGGCGCGCCCCGCCGCCTGGCCACCAAGCTGCCGCTGGGCATGACCATCATCGACGTGGACGGCGGGCTTGCGCCGGGCGAGGGCGACGAGGTGGGCGAGGACGCCGTGCGCTGCCGCCCCTTGAGCGCCATCCTGGACGGCATGAACGCCGCGGGCATGTGGGAGACCCGTCCCGTGCCCGTGGACCTGGGCAGCTTCATGTCCAGCGTCACCCGCACCTTCTCCGCCGACCAGTCCCACCCCACCCGCATGGGGCGCAACCTGGCCGTGGTCTCCCGGGAATACCTGAACCTGCACCTGCGGCTGGGCTACCATTTCACCGTGGTGGACGCCTACCTGGGCGGTTCCATCAACGACAACGTCATCTTCTTCCGCTTCATGGGCGGCGTCACCGACTTCACCCGCCGCTCCCGCCGGGCCACGCTGGTGGCTGACATCCTGGAGCAGTTCGATTTCGTGGTGGAGACCGCCGGGGACATGGTCACGGGCCGGGTCAAGAAGCACCCCACCCGGGCGATGCTCGACAAGATGTTCATGCTGGGCGGGCTGATCGGCTACACGCGCCAGCTCGACGCCATGCTCGACTCCGACGAGGCCGGGCAGCGCCACGTCCAGGAATTCCTGCAACGCATCAGTGCATTGAGGGAGGCACGAGAGTGA
- a CDS encoding universal stress protein produces MERILVGIDASHPSWESLVRALCLAPRIQARVSVLTVFPPKGGNGPGGATGMDTPEGRAVLRRVESEIESAKSAGANVDLFVAEGRYDQELIDAAGQLKTTLLVAAAAGGDDQGGERESELLGRILNGVDCRVELVSPKRHHERKKDGA; encoded by the coding sequence ATGGAACGTATCCTCGTAGGCATCGACGCGTCGCACCCCTCCTGGGAATCGCTGGTCCGGGCCCTGTGCCTGGCTCCGCGCATCCAGGCCAGGGTCTCTGTCCTGACCGTTTTTCCCCCGAAGGGGGGCAACGGGCCGGGAGGCGCGACGGGGATGGACACGCCCGAGGGCAGGGCCGTGCTGCGCAGAGTGGAATCGGAGATCGAATCCGCCAAGTCGGCTGGGGCCAACGTCGATCTGTTCGTGGCCGAAGGGCGCTACGACCAGGAGCTGATCGACGCGGCGGGGCAACTGAAAACGACCCTGCTGGTGGCTGCCGCCGCCGGAGGGGACGACCAGGGCGGGGAGCGCGAGTCCGAACTTCTCGGCAGGATACTCAACGGAGTGGACTGCCGCGTGGAGCTGGTCTCGCCCAAGAGACACCACGAACGCAAAAAGGACGGGGCATGA
- a CDS encoding sensor histidine kinase, with the protein MNSVERLKVFFNSIKGKILTLFLVAFLVACGLTALNVWTLAAVSERLHLSERYDDLFNAILEARRYEKNLLIYGGAESLREGLLYLDQAEAAVDSLGDDLANLAGPKVLAAFQKTLAQYREDLSSLEGAGDVAKDNARSTGKLLVGMAEQLSRTKRDRINKTIFEVSLLPFAYLGVFLVFMAILVKVIAQSLLKPLGMIGQITARVAKGDFSPVDGGGQHIVEISGLLDALNRMAMELTANQEDLLQARKIAAIGTLTAGIAHEINNPLNNIVLSAETLLETHADNLDEDGQEAARDILSQAERAGEIVRNLLDFSRTEKAKFSPLSPDVVVKSSLALLKNQILISGLTMNVDVPHGLDKVAGNLRHLQQVFLNLLQNAVQATPAGGRIDVSGRDASDFICFIVRDSGKGIDPKNLSHIFEPFFTTKEVGKGTGLGLAVTYSIIKRHGGRIEVESEPGQGTAFYVFLPKAAKAPGAPLQESAGAADGEAGHDL; encoded by the coding sequence ATGAACTCCGTGGAGCGGCTCAAGGTCTTTTTCAATTCCATCAAGGGCAAGATCCTGACCCTTTTCCTGGTGGCCTTCCTGGTGGCCTGCGGGCTCACTGCCCTGAACGTCTGGACGCTGGCCGCGGTGAGCGAAAGGCTCCACCTGAGCGAGCGCTACGACGATCTGTTCAACGCCATCCTGGAAGCCCGCCGCTACGAGAAGAACCTCTTGATCTACGGGGGGGCGGAGAGCCTGCGCGAGGGGCTTCTCTACCTGGACCAGGCAGAGGCGGCCGTGGACAGCCTGGGGGACGACCTCGCCAACCTGGCCGGGCCGAAAGTGCTGGCGGCCTTCCAGAAGACCCTGGCCCAGTACCGCGAGGACCTGTCCTCGCTGGAAGGGGCGGGAGACGTGGCCAAGGACAACGCCCGCTCCACCGGCAAGCTCCTGGTGGGCATGGCCGAACAGCTCAGCCGCACCAAGCGCGACCGCATCAACAAGACCATCTTCGAGGTGTCGCTCCTGCCCTTCGCCTACCTGGGCGTGTTCCTGGTGTTCATGGCCATCCTGGTCAAGGTCATCGCCCAGAGCCTGCTTAAGCCCTTGGGCATGATCGGCCAGATCACCGCGCGGGTGGCCAAGGGCGACTTCAGCCCCGTGGACGGCGGCGGGCAGCACATCGTGGAAATTTCAGGGCTCCTGGACGCCCTGAACCGCATGGCCATGGAACTGACCGCCAACCAGGAGGACCTGCTCCAGGCCCGCAAGATCGCGGCCATCGGCACGCTCACCGCCGGGATCGCCCACGAGATCAACAACCCCCTCAACAACATCGTGCTCTCGGCCGAGACGCTCCTCGAGACCCACGCGGACAACTTGGACGAGGACGGCCAGGAGGCGGCCCGCGACATCCTCTCCCAGGCGGAGCGGGCCGGGGAGATCGTGCGCAACCTGCTGGACTTCTCGCGCACGGAAAAGGCCAAGTTCAGCCCCCTGTCCCCGGATGTGGTGGTGAAGAGCTCGCTGGCCCTGCTCAAGAACCAGATCCTGATCTCGGGCCTGACCATGAACGTGGACGTGCCGCACGGCCTGGACAAGGTGGCCGGAAACCTGCGCCATCTGCAGCAGGTGTTTCTGAACCTCCTGCAGAACGCCGTGCAGGCCACCCCGGCCGGGGGGCGCATCGACGTGTCCGGGCGCGACGCCAGCGACTTCATCTGTTTCATCGTGCGCGACTCCGGCAAGGGCATCGACCCGAAGAACCTGTCGCACATCTTCGAGCCCTTCTTCACCACCAAGGAAGTGGGCAAGGGCACGGGTCTTGGGCTCGCCGTGACCTACTCCATCATCAAGCGCCACGGAGGGCGCATCGAGGTGGAGAGCGAGCCGGGACAGGGCACGGCCTTCTACGTGTTCCTGCCCAAGGCGGCCAAGGCCCCGGGCGCACCCCTCCAGGAGTCCGCCGGTGCGGCGGACGGGGAGGCCGGGCATGACCTGTAG